In Gottschalkia purinilytica, the genomic window TCATATTGAAGTATCCATCTACTAACTTTTCATATTGCTCCCAAGCAAAATCATCCTCTAGTATTTTTAGTAGCTTTGAATATCCTCTTTCTGAAACTATATATACATTATTTGCTTGATTAAAAGACTGTCTTGTAATTCCTAATTTTTTACCTAATGGCTCATACCCATTAGCTTTAATATCTAGAATATCAATGTTATCTTTAAATTTTTCTCTATTTTCATTTATCCTTCTATTTATTTCTCCCCATGGTTGTCCATGTATTTCAGCTATTTCCTTTACTAACATGCTTCTCTTACCTTCTCCAAATCCACCCTCTATATGATGAAATTTCATGCCTTCTATTTCTTTTAAACCTTTTAAGATTAAGTTGTTCATATGTATTCCTCCTTAAAATATTCTTTTTATTTCAT contains:
- a CDS encoding ORF6N domain-containing protein, whose product is MNNLILKGLKEIEGMKFHHIEGGFGEGKRSMLVKEIAEIHGQPWGEINRRINENREKFKDNIDILDIKANGYEPLGKKLGITRQSFNQANNVYIVSERGYSKLLKILEDDFAWEQYEKLVDGYFNM